Proteins encoded by one window of Candidatus Obscuribacterales bacterium:
- a CDS encoding HD domain-containing protein has product MDTCLSLSPTQEQVIKTLVERVKEKMSGDGSGHDWWHVYRVWQNAIVIGQAEGADMFVVQAAALLHDIADWKFNNGDTKAGGRVAGQWLNELGVESEICEKVSAIIDGLSFKGAGVDTTMPTLEGKVVQDADRLEAIGAMGIARTFAYGGHKGRPIYDPTINPEKHETFEQYKNSNGPSINHFYEKLLLVKDLISTNHAKKLAKARHEYMENFLKQFLAEWDGQR; this is encoded by the coding sequence GTGGATACTTGCTTGTCACTTTCGCCCACACAAGAACAAGTGATTAAGACTCTTGTTGAAAGAGTAAAAGAAAAAATGTCCGGCGACGGGTCAGGTCATGATTGGTGGCATGTTTACCGAGTCTGGCAGAACGCCATTGTCATAGGACAAGCAGAAGGCGCCGATATGTTTGTTGTACAAGCGGCAGCTTTGCTCCACGATATTGCCGACTGGAAGTTTAACAACGGTGACACAAAAGCAGGTGGACGCGTAGCTGGTCAATGGCTTAACGAGTTGGGCGTTGAAAGCGAAATCTGTGAAAAGGTCTCGGCAATTATTGACGGGCTGTCTTTCAAAGGCGCCGGAGTCGATACAACAATGCCCACCCTTGAAGGCAAGGTCGTGCAAGACGCAGACAGACTAGAAGCAATCGGCGCCATGGGGATAGCGCGCACATTTGCTTATGGCGGACATAAGGGCCGCCCAATTTACGATCCGACAATTAATCCGGAAAAGCACGAGACTTTCGAGCAGTACAAAAATAGCAATGGTCCCTCGATCAACCACTTCTATGAGAAGCTGCTACTGGTAAAAGACCTGATCAGCACCAATCACGCAAAAAAATTAGCCAAAGCAAGGCATGAGTACATGGAAAACTTCTTGAAGCAATTCCTTGCCGAATGGGATGGACAGCGGTGA
- a CDS encoding tetratricopeptide repeat protein, translating to MKSPEFEGFTENPVRAGSAPESVAQILADPIACREAFRANENAEAKTKKSEGQLQKEGAEAAASGDFKKAEKIFLELLKLAESNHGRNSKEVASVLTQLGFVCEGDHRFADAEKYYKQAVKVDQVVYGKNAFDTGLNVQNVAHMENLQGNYPEAAKWYEEALRIYRLNDPYNDSVVGKEMVLTLNDYAEMLWKMGNKEEARKKLEEAARIISAHKQTS from the coding sequence ATGAAAAGTCCAGAATTTGAAGGTTTTACCGAAAATCCCGTGCGTGCTGGCTCCGCTCCGGAGTCCGTTGCGCAAATACTTGCCGATCCCATAGCATGCCGCGAAGCTTTTCGCGCCAACGAGAATGCGGAAGCTAAAACAAAAAAATCAGAAGGTCAATTGCAGAAAGAGGGTGCAGAAGCCGCTGCGTCCGGAGATTTTAAAAAAGCAGAAAAAATATTCCTTGAACTTTTGAAGCTTGCAGAATCCAATCACGGAAGAAACAGCAAAGAAGTAGCAAGTGTTCTTACACAACTTGGTTTTGTTTGTGAGGGAGATCACCGATTTGCTGACGCTGAAAAATACTACAAGCAAGCAGTGAAAGTTGATCAAGTTGTCTACGGCAAAAATGCATTCGACACTGGTCTCAATGTGCAGAATGTAGCGCACATGGAAAATTTGCAAGGCAATTATCCCGAAGCTGCTAAATGGTACGAGGAAGCCTTGCGCATTTACAGGCTCAACGATCCGTATAACGATTCAGTTGTAGGCAAAGAAATGGTTCTCACTCTCAATGACTATGCGGAGATGCTTTGGAAGATGGGCAACAAGGAAGAAGCGAGAAAGAAGCTCGAGGAGGCAGCAAGAATAATAAGTGCTCACAAGCAGACGTCTTGA